Proteins found in one Streptomyces sp. NBC_00461 genomic segment:
- a CDS encoding MarR family winged helix-turn-helix transcriptional regulator — MSEAPKAPEAPLAEIRSLPSWLLGRAAARGRDLVAEALAVEGLKMWHHVVLSAVRDLAPVAQADLGRGVRLDPKDLVGILNDLQSAGLAVREPDPADRRKNAVSLTEPGARLLKRCERAARTANDELLAPLSAAERDQFMDLLIRISGTEGS; from the coding sequence ATGTCCGAAGCCCCGAAAGCCCCGGAAGCCCCCCTTGCCGAGATCCGTTCCCTGCCCAGCTGGCTGCTCGGGCGCGCCGCCGCCCGTGGCCGGGACCTGGTGGCCGAGGCGCTGGCCGTGGAGGGGCTGAAGATGTGGCACCACGTGGTGCTCTCCGCCGTCCGCGACCTCGCCCCCGTCGCCCAGGCCGACCTCGGACGCGGCGTGCGGCTCGACCCCAAGGACCTGGTCGGCATCCTCAACGACCTGCAGTCCGCGGGCCTCGCCGTGCGCGAACCGGACCCCGCGGACCGGCGCAAGAACGCGGTGTCACTCACCGAGCCGGGTGCGCGACTGCTGAAGCGCTGCGAGCGGGCGGCGCGCACGGCCAACGACGAGTTGCTCGCGCCGCTCTCGGCGGCCGAACGCGACCAGTTCATGGACCTGTTGATCCGGATCTCCGGTACGGAGGGCTCATGA
- a CDS encoding quinone oxidoreductase family protein has protein sequence MRRVRYESTGGPLFPEDVPVPEPGPGELLVRCDAVGVTLPVVRKVTEAAEPIPLGGEIAGEVVAVGDGATRFRAGDRVTGLCFGHGYADFAPLREDMASPIPEGASAVDAVTLVRSGLVALGALEAARPEPGETALVTAAASGVGHLAVQLAGLRGAARVVGAVSDPGKADFVRALGADEVVTYAEPGWGDPVDYALDAVGGDLLTPAVAALAPGGRLVAYSSGGGTIHAYDLLVGAKSVIGFQMARIARGKPEVYERWRQELWRLFSEGSLKPAVHEEFALEDAAKAHAVIESRSNLGKVVLRPST, from the coding sequence ATGCGCCGAGTCCGCTACGAGTCCACCGGCGGCCCCTTGTTCCCGGAGGACGTCCCGGTGCCGGAGCCCGGCCCGGGCGAGCTCCTCGTACGCTGCGACGCGGTGGGCGTGACGCTCCCCGTCGTCCGCAAGGTCACCGAGGCCGCTGAGCCGATCCCGCTCGGCGGCGAGATCGCCGGGGAGGTCGTGGCCGTCGGCGACGGCGCCACCCGCTTCCGCGCGGGCGACCGCGTGACCGGACTGTGCTTCGGGCACGGCTACGCCGACTTCGCGCCCCTGCGGGAAGACATGGCCTCCCCGATACCGGAAGGTGCCTCCGCGGTCGACGCGGTCACCCTCGTCCGCAGCGGCCTCGTCGCCCTCGGGGCCCTGGAGGCGGCGCGCCCCGAACCGGGCGAGACGGCGCTGGTCACAGCCGCCGCGAGCGGAGTCGGCCACCTCGCCGTGCAGCTGGCCGGGCTACGGGGTGCGGCCCGCGTGGTGGGCGCCGTCTCCGATCCGGGCAAGGCCGACTTCGTCCGGGCCCTCGGCGCCGACGAGGTCGTCACGTACGCCGAGCCGGGCTGGGGAGATCCCGTCGACTACGCACTCGACGCGGTCGGCGGCGACCTGCTCACCCCGGCCGTCGCCGCGCTCGCTCCGGGCGGCCGCCTGGTGGCGTACAGCTCGGGCGGCGGGACGATCCACGCGTACGACCTTCTCGTCGGCGCGAAGTCCGTGATCGGCTTCCAGATGGCGCGGATCGCCCGCGGAAAGCCGGAGGTGTACGAGCGATGGCGTCAGGAGCTGTGGCGGCTGTTCTCCGAGGGCTCGCTGAAGCCCGCCGTGCACGAGGAGTTCGCGCTGGAGGACGCGGCCAAGGCGCACGCGGTGATCGAATCGCGGAGCAACCTGGGCAAGGTGGTCCTGCGCCCGTCAACTTGA